In one Sporomusa sphaeroides DSM 2875 genomic region, the following are encoded:
- a CDS encoding LL-diaminopimelate aminotransferase: MAFINDNYLKLPGSYLFAEIARRVSKFKEDHPAADIIRLGIGDVTRPLPEAVIKGLHTAVDEMADARTFRGYGPEQGYAFLIEKIIATDYAPLGVTLDVDEIFVSDGSKSDVGNIQEIFGVDNVVAITDPVYPVYLDTNVMAGRTGELAGGKFAGVTYLTCNAENNFTPELPEERADIIYLCFPNNPTGTTLPKEELKKWVDYAKANGSVILYDAAYEAYIQEPGIPHSIYEIEGAKEVAIEFRTFSKNAGFTGTRCAFTVVPKTVMAATKDGGQYPLNKLWNRRQTTKFNGVPYIIQRGAEAVYTPEGQRQIKELIDYYMVNAKTIREGLQSIGLDVFGGVNAPYIWLKTPKGYDSWSFFDKLLTEVNIVGTPGAGFGPAGEGYFRLTAFGSQESTQEAIDRIKTKLSL; this comes from the coding sequence ATGGCCTTCATAAACGACAATTATCTTAAATTGCCTGGGAGTTATTTGTTTGCTGAAATAGCAAGGCGTGTATCCAAATTCAAGGAAGATCATCCTGCTGCCGACATTATCAGACTGGGTATCGGTGATGTAACCAGACCTTTGCCTGAGGCAGTCATCAAGGGGCTGCATACTGCTGTTGACGAAATGGCTGACGCCCGGACCTTCCGCGGCTATGGCCCTGAGCAAGGTTACGCTTTTCTTATTGAGAAAATTATTGCTACCGATTATGCACCGCTGGGTGTGACGCTGGATGTTGACGAAATATTTGTCAGCGATGGCTCCAAAAGTGATGTCGGCAATATTCAGGAAATTTTCGGTGTGGATAACGTGGTGGCTATTACCGACCCGGTGTATCCGGTGTATCTGGATACCAATGTTATGGCCGGGCGTACCGGCGAACTGGCCGGCGGTAAATTTGCCGGTGTTACCTATTTGACTTGCAATGCCGAAAACAACTTTACCCCGGAACTGCCTGAGGAGCGGGCGGACATCATTTACCTGTGCTTTCCTAATAATCCGACAGGCACTACCTTGCCGAAGGAAGAACTGAAAAAATGGGTAGACTATGCCAAAGCCAATGGTTCTGTCATTCTCTATGATGCCGCCTATGAAGCCTACATTCAGGAACCGGGCATTCCCCACAGCATCTACGAGATTGAAGGGGCGAAAGAAGTAGCCATTGAATTTCGGACTTTCTCCAAAAATGCCGGTTTTACCGGTACCCGCTGCGCCTTTACCGTAGTACCCAAAACGGTTATGGCGGCAACGAAAGACGGCGGCCAATACCCTTTGAACAAGCTGTGGAACCGCCGCCAAACCACTAAGTTTAATGGTGTGCCGTATATTATCCAGCGCGGTGCCGAAGCGGTATATACGCCGGAAGGCCAGCGGCAGATCAAAGAACTGATTGACTACTATATGGTGAATGCCAAGACTATCCGTGAAGGCTTGCAAAGCATTGGCCTGGATGTGTTCGGCGGGGTAAACGCGCCTTATATTTGGCTTAAGACCCCTAAAGGCTATGATTCCTGGTCGTTTTTCGACAAACTCTTAACCGAAGTCAACATTGTCGGCACACCGGGCGCCGGTTTCGGCCCGGCCGGCGAAGGCTATTTCCGCCTTACGGCGTTTGGCAGCCAGGAAAGCACACAGGAAGCCATTGACCGGATTAAGACCAAATTAAGTTTATAA
- a CDS encoding energy-coupling factor ABC transporter ATP-binding protein codes for MPEILLDINNIVFDYNKGGRALDGVDFAVASGEFVALAGRNGSGKTTLTRLAMALLKPTSGSITLQGKNTSAMTPADMAHSIGYVFQNPDRQIFRDTVAKEVAYGPEQLKFTPEAVNEAVSKALSMTGLTEAADSFPRTLSRGQKQKVAIASAIAMQPKMLILDEPTSGQDPWEAQNLMELLVGLNKQGITIILVTHDMELIAEYTTRAVVLDKGCKVFDGTPAALFDGSQDIARWGLIPPAAVALSQQLNGINSTDAAELTGLVSRAINQRRENHA; via the coding sequence GTGCCTGAAATTCTTTTAGATATTAATAATATTGTTTTTGACTACAACAAGGGCGGGCGGGCGCTGGATGGCGTGGACTTTGCCGTGGCAAGCGGTGAATTTGTGGCGTTAGCCGGCCGCAACGGCAGTGGTAAAACTACGCTGACCCGTTTAGCTATGGCGTTATTGAAACCCACCAGCGGCAGTATTACGCTTCAGGGGAAGAATACCTCAGCGATGACACCGGCCGACATGGCTCACAGCATTGGTTATGTGTTCCAGAACCCTGACAGGCAGATTTTCCGGGATACGGTTGCCAAAGAGGTGGCTTACGGGCCTGAGCAGTTGAAGTTTACCCCGGAAGCTGTTAATGAGGCTGTGTCCAAGGCGCTTAGCATGACCGGACTGACGGAGGCGGCAGACAGTTTTCCCAGAACACTTAGCCGGGGACAAAAGCAGAAGGTAGCCATTGCTTCGGCCATTGCTATGCAGCCCAAGATGTTGATTCTGGATGAGCCGACCAGCGGACAGGACCCCTGGGAAGCGCAAAATCTGATGGAACTGTTGGTGGGCCTGAATAAACAAGGCATTACCATTATTTTAGTTACCCATGACATGGAGCTTATTGCGGAGTATACTACCAGGGCGGTCGTGCTTGACAAAGGCTGCAAAGTGTTTGACGGTACGCCGGCGGCGTTGTTTGACGGCAGTCAGGATATCGCCAGGTGGGGCCTTATACCCCCGGCTGCCGTGGCTCTCAGCCAGCAGCTTAACGGGATTAACAGCACAGATGCCGCAGAACTGACCGGGTTGGTCAGTCGTGCGATAAACCAGAGGAGGGAAAACCATGCCTAG
- a CDS encoding AsmA family protein produces the protein MMSDEQQTVIEPRPAWSRKKIGLLIFAVIVLVGASLFQFAAGKVRQVAEQTLLVQANEAVNGQVIVGGIDLSILGSVEAKEVQVLDAAGKLLAKISRIQISYSWSDLLKGQLGPQLVTGVVVEKPEVWVVYNQDKLNWDGLLKTKQEQEEASFAGLVEVEGGKLHVETAFFAKTVDQLTGNIDFRQADQLGFAASGKVDETALKLGGQWGSQGTSEINLSAEGMDLAKLGLTSADDPIQLTGGRLDELTVKLGKDASGAVLLQTLAGRFSGIATTGALALTQGSARFEKQDKAIQFLDGQALYRGQSVTGAGRVLTSVDGTQTLDFAVQMPAADPAALVPSLKTGGMLAAQGTITGPVLSPVLAGNFTLGSIQFDDIVVNGITGAFSYAQETMKLLTAHGTSLGGSVSASGDINPDTEQYSLSVSGSGLDSSKLTDKDVKGPLAFTGTASGDAAAAVVQGNFSIDNGKAYGISFRTLTGSFIKQGSAATEIGNLVIKTDIGTFYPEQLSQSVMERLQERKLPVTKEEVREAVTDKLIQKLFR, from the coding sequence ATGATGAGTGACGAACAACAAACAGTAATAGAACCCCGTCCGGCATGGAGCCGGAAAAAAATCGGTTTGCTTATTTTTGCAGTGATTGTACTGGTAGGAGCAAGTCTCTTTCAATTTGCCGCCGGCAAGGTACGGCAAGTGGCGGAGCAAACGCTGCTGGTACAGGCTAATGAAGCGGTCAATGGCCAAGTCATAGTGGGTGGCATTGATTTGTCAATTTTAGGTTCTGTAGAGGCCAAGGAAGTCCAGGTGCTGGATGCGGCCGGTAAACTGCTGGCCAAGATCAGCCGGATACAAATCAGTTATAGCTGGAGTGACTTATTGAAAGGACAGCTGGGGCCGCAGTTGGTGACCGGTGTGGTTGTGGAAAAACCGGAAGTTTGGGTTGTCTATAACCAGGACAAGTTGAATTGGGATGGTTTGCTTAAGACGAAACAAGAACAAGAAGAAGCCAGCTTTGCCGGTCTGGTAGAGGTCGAGGGTGGCAAGCTGCATGTGGAAACAGCGTTTTTTGCCAAAACGGTAGACCAGTTAACCGGCAATATTGATTTCCGGCAGGCAGACCAGCTCGGTTTTGCCGCCAGCGGCAAAGTGGATGAGACGGCCCTGAAGCTGGGCGGACAATGGGGCAGTCAAGGCACTTCGGAAATTAATTTGTCCGCAGAAGGCATGGATTTGGCTAAATTGGGCCTGACGTCGGCAGATGATCCCATTCAGTTGACCGGCGGCAGGCTGGATGAACTGACGGTTAAACTTGGTAAGGATGCTTCAGGCGCGGTACTGCTGCAAACACTGGCAGGACGCTTTTCCGGGATTGCCACAACCGGCGCGCTGGCATTGACCCAAGGCAGTGCCCGGTTTGAAAAACAGGATAAGGCTATTCAGTTTCTGGATGGACAGGCTTTGTACCGGGGGCAGTCTGTTACCGGAGCCGGACGGGTGCTGACAAGTGTGGACGGTACGCAAACACTGGATTTTGCCGTCCAAATGCCGGCCGCAGACCCGGCAGCGCTGGTGCCCAGTCTGAAAACCGGCGGTATGCTGGCGGCACAGGGGACGATTACCGGCCCGGTTCTGTCGCCGGTGTTGGCCGGCAACTTTACTCTTGGCAGTATCCAGTTTGATGATATTGTTGTCAACGGTATCACCGGCGCTTTTTCCTATGCGCAGGAGACCATGAAATTACTGACAGCGCATGGTACCTCGCTGGGTGGTTCCGTATCGGCCAGCGGTGACATTAACCCCGATACCGAGCAATATTCCCTGTCTGTTTCCGGCAGCGGTCTTGACAGCTCAAAACTGACTGATAAAGATGTTAAAGGTCCCTTGGCCTTTACCGGAACGGCCAGCGGCGATGCGGCGGCTGCTGTGGTGCAGGGCAATTTTTCCATTGACAACGGCAAGGCGTACGGCATATCGTTCAGGACTCTGACCGGCAGCTTTATCAAACAGGGTTCGGCGGCAACCGAAATCGGCAATCTGGTGATCAAGACAGATATAGGAACCTTCTATCCTGAACAATTGAGTCAGAGTGTGATGGAAAGGCTTCAGGAACGCAAACTGCCGGTCACGAAAGAGGAAGTAAGGGAAGCCGTTACCGACAAACTGATCCAAAAGCTTTTCCGCTAG
- a CDS encoding magnesium chelatase, whose product MMNLYYRLIRHNGNQDLFRVVEMSVAALLHERPFHIQAEGLRGTGKTTIMRAARELLPPITRIKGCLYNCHPAMPHCPFHRRLSQEEIALLGTEEIPRPFLEISQAAKLGTVVGSIDLANLTNPANPLAALLPGTIPQAHRGIIFIDEINRLADTAPELADVLLDVMGTRPGRVQIEEPGLPVVELPVTVSIWAASNPDEDPGPLSRIRKQLADRFDVTVVMGRPDNCQAVVDILAGKSREQPVAGNIGQLSGSLDAVEVSPEVRLILGKIYLDFGLESLRSVAAMETASCLAALLAGRSTAGIAELTQVAPLALAHRVNAGTIDAIMGYLNSLTGGQESGQAPVAEGAEQGAFREISPWVAWWVACKRRLTAWLQSLPHLPAAGISGDAQGGEGNARIVDPLKTTIIAPPKPALPISQLPDEQLVTREPKQHG is encoded by the coding sequence ATGATGAATCTATATTACCGGCTTATCCGTCACAACGGTAATCAGGATCTGTTCCGGGTTGTCGAAATGTCGGTGGCGGCCCTCTTGCATGAACGGCCTTTTCATATTCAGGCAGAAGGCTTGCGCGGCACAGGCAAGACCACCATTATGCGGGCAGCACGGGAACTGCTGCCGCCCATTACCCGGATAAAGGGCTGCCTGTACAATTGCCACCCTGCAATGCCGCATTGCCCCTTTCATCGCCGGTTGTCACAGGAAGAGATTGCGCTGTTGGGGACAGAGGAAATTCCCCGGCCGTTTCTGGAGATATCGCAGGCAGCCAAGTTAGGAACTGTTGTTGGCAGTATCGACCTTGCGAATTTGACCAATCCGGCCAATCCCCTGGCGGCACTTTTGCCTGGCACCATTCCCCAGGCCCACCGGGGCATTATTTTTATTGATGAAATCAACCGTTTGGCCGATACGGCCCCGGAACTGGCCGATGTTTTGTTAGATGTTATGGGGACGCGGCCGGGGCGGGTACAGATTGAAGAACCGGGCTTGCCGGTCGTTGAGCTGCCGGTAACGGTCAGTATTTGGGCGGCTTCCAATCCGGATGAAGATCCCGGCCCGCTGAGCCGGATCAGAAAACAGCTGGCAGACCGGTTTGACGTAACGGTCGTTATGGGGCGGCCGGACAATTGCCAGGCTGTTGTTGACATATTGGCAGGCAAAAGCCGGGAGCAGCCGGTGGCCGGGAATATCGGTCAGCTGTCAGGCAGTTTGGATGCTGTCGAAGTGAGCCCGGAGGTAAGGCTGATATTGGGGAAAATATATCTGGATTTTGGCCTGGAGAGCCTCCGCAGTGTGGCGGCTATGGAGACCGCAAGCTGTCTGGCAGCTTTGCTGGCAGGACGTTCCACCGCCGGTATTGCTGAGCTAACGCAGGTAGCACCGCTGGCGTTGGCACACCGGGTCAACGCCGGCACCATTGATGCCATTATGGGTTATCTTAACAGCCTGACCGGCGGGCAGGAAAGCGGGCAGGCCCCTGTGGCAGAAGGCGCTGAACAGGGAGCCTTCCGGGAAATATCCCCGTGGGTGGCTTGGTGGGTGGCTTGTAAACGGCGGCTGACGGCCTGGCTTCAGAGCCTGCCTCATTTACCAGCAGCCGGTATCAGTGGCGATGCCCAGGGTGGAGAAGGGAACGCCCGGATTGTCGATCCGCTGAAAACCACGATTATTGCACCGCCCAAACCGGCTTTGCCTATTTCTCAATTGCCGGATGAGCAGCTTGTGACCAGGGAACCCAAGCAACATGGGTGA
- a CDS encoding energy-coupling factor ABC transporter ATP-binding protein has protein sequence MTAVEFQHFSYAYPGSDLVLNDIHVTIPRGSFSVITGPSGAGKTSLALAVAGVVPHYFGGRRGGHVQVGGINASHSSMGELAEQVGTVLADYESQLVALTVAEEVAFGLETSGCSRSQITERVSQALAMVGLAGLEEREVAGLSGGQKQRLAIAAVLVLSPDILVLDEPASALDPEGAAGIYELLHELNVQGKTVIVVEHQLARVLPYASQIIVLQDGQMKFAGDVAETLTFMWQQPELKQGVPTLWSIKLAIEEATGIRLGTWKSESQAAEELNRLTCKEGVAKSA, from the coding sequence ATGACAGCTGTCGAATTTCAACATTTTTCTTATGCGTATCCTGGCAGTGATCTGGTACTTAATGATATACATGTAACCATCCCCCGGGGATCGTTTAGTGTGATTACCGGCCCCAGCGGCGCCGGCAAAACCAGTTTGGCGCTGGCTGTTGCCGGTGTTGTGCCCCATTATTTTGGCGGTCGCCGGGGTGGGCATGTGCAGGTAGGTGGTATTAACGCCTCCCACAGCAGTATGGGCGAGCTGGCAGAACAGGTGGGGACCGTGCTGGCAGACTATGAGAGTCAGCTTGTGGCCCTGACGGTTGCGGAGGAAGTGGCGTTTGGTCTGGAAACTTCGGGCTGCAGCCGCAGCCAAATTACCGAGCGGGTTAGTCAGGCGCTGGCCATGGTGGGGCTGGCCGGGCTGGAGGAGCGGGAAGTAGCCGGTTTATCCGGCGGGCAGAAACAACGGCTGGCGATTGCTGCCGTGCTTGTTTTGTCACCCGATATTCTGGTGCTTGATGAACCGGCTTCGGCGCTTGATCCTGAAGGCGCTGCCGGTATTTACGAACTGCTGCATGAGCTTAATGTCCAGGGGAAAACCGTGATTGTCGTTGAACACCAGCTGGCGCGGGTTTTGCCTTATGCCAGTCAGATTATTGTTTTACAGGACGGCCAGATGAAATTTGCCGGCGATGTAGCCGAAACACTTACCTTTATGTGGCAGCAGCCTGAGCTTAAGCAAGGTGTGCCGACATTATGGAGCATTAAGCTGGCAATAGAGGAAGCGACAGGCATCCGGCTTGGTACCTGGAAAAGTGAAAGTCAGGCAGCAGAAGAACTAAATCGATTGACCTGTAAAGAGGGAGTGGCCAAAAGTGCCTGA
- a CDS encoding energy-coupling factor transporter transmembrane component T family protein codes for MPRLAPLTKLILTAAVSIWALLLPTLTGQAILVGGELLLLALYRPSAKHCKAVAGLTVFAVMLAALQYVFGSTLEFSLMTGLKMFAMSSIFVFLLATTRLQDLTAALVSQCRIPYEYAFMFTSALRFVPDFLEESQIVREAQACRGYVFRGSPLKRLKDYVAIVEPLVLRAVSRSETMAMSLELRGFGRQGRRQFTADVALGSLDYTALLLMLALTIGLAIVR; via the coding sequence ATGCCTAGACTTGCACCGCTCACTAAACTTATTTTGACTGCTGCGGTTTCGATATGGGCTTTGCTGCTTCCCACCTTGACCGGGCAAGCCATTTTGGTTGGCGGCGAACTCTTGCTGCTGGCGCTGTACCGTCCGTCAGCCAAGCATTGTAAGGCAGTTGCCGGTTTAACGGTATTTGCCGTAATGCTGGCAGCTTTGCAATACGTGTTTGGCAGTACACTGGAATTTTCGCTGATGACTGGTCTTAAAATGTTTGCTATGTCCAGTATTTTTGTGTTCTTATTGGCTACAACCAGGTTGCAGGACCTGACAGCGGCGCTGGTCAGCCAATGCCGGATACCGTATGAATATGCTTTTATGTTTACTTCGGCGCTCCGGTTTGTTCCGGATTTTCTTGAGGAAAGTCAGATTGTCCGGGAAGCGCAGGCCTGCCGGGGCTATGTTTTTCGCGGCAGTCCGCTAAAACGCCTGAAAGACTATGTTGCCATTGTTGAACCCTTGGTGCTCCGGGCAGTATCGCGTTCGGAAACTATGGCGATGAGTCTTGAGCTCAGAGGATTTGGCCGTCAGGGGCGGCGTCAATTTACCGCTGACGTAGCGCTGGGCAGTCTTGATTATACTGCTTTGCTGCTGATGCTGGCGCTGACCATCGGGTTGGCGATTGTGCGATAG
- the ltrA gene encoding group II intron reverse transcriptase/maturase, with protein MLRKQKTAKAGYRYEGMLETESNNGARSIVSLEPADKDGAYSLLEEILHRDNLNAAYLRVKRNGGAPGIDGMAVEEMLPYLKEHKEELLASIRGGWYKPKPVRRVEIPKPDGGKRKLGVPTVIDRMIQQAIAQVLEPIFEPLFSKSSYGFRPGRNAHQAIKKTKEYYKEGYIKVVDIDLASYFDTVNHDILIDRIREEVKDEQVIKLIRKFLKSGVMVNGLVSPTREGTPQGGNLSPLLSNIYLTAFDRMLESRGHRFVRYADDCNIYVKSQRAAERVMTSCTNYLEKKLKLKVNQEKSKAGSPLRLKFLGFSLYKTGKRVGIRPHAKPIEKFKNKIRQLTSRKQAKPISLILNKMRKYTIGWLGYYSIAEMSSKIKSLNEWIRRRIRQIFWKQWKKPSARFDNLKRLGIPKRKAREWAYSRLGYWRIADSWILHRSLTNEYLASIGYDDIAKRYEVMHSNY; from the coding sequence ATGTTAAGAAAGCAGAAAACGGCGAAAGCTGGCTACCGCTATGAGGGTATGTTGGAAACAGAGAGTAATAACGGAGCGCGGAGCATTGTATCACTTGAACCCGCAGATAAAGACGGTGCATACAGTTTGCTCGAAGAAATACTGCATAGGGACAATCTCAACGCAGCCTATCTGCGCGTAAAACGAAACGGCGGAGCCCCAGGCATAGACGGAATGGCAGTAGAAGAAATGTTACCCTATCTAAAAGAACACAAAGAAGAATTGCTGGCAAGCATCCGAGGTGGTTGGTATAAACCAAAACCCGTAAGAAGGGTGGAAATACCAAAACCAGATGGAGGAAAGAGAAAACTAGGAGTACCAACGGTAATAGACCGCATGATACAACAAGCAATAGCGCAAGTATTGGAGCCAATATTTGAGCCACTCTTTTCTAAAAGCAGCTATGGTTTTCGACCAGGCCGCAATGCTCACCAAGCAATAAAGAAAACCAAAGAATACTACAAGGAAGGCTATATTAAAGTAGTAGACATAGACCTAGCAAGCTATTTCGATACGGTGAACCATGACATTTTGATAGATAGAATAAGAGAAGAGGTAAAGGACGAACAAGTAATAAAGCTGATACGCAAGTTCCTAAAGAGCGGCGTAATGGTAAACGGCTTAGTCAGTCCGACAAGAGAAGGGACGCCACAGGGAGGCAACCTCTCGCCCCTCTTAAGTAACATATACCTTACTGCATTTGACCGAATGCTAGAAAGCAGAGGACATAGGTTCGTAAGGTATGCAGATGACTGTAACATATACGTCAAGAGCCAAAGAGCTGCCGAACGAGTAATGACTAGTTGTACTAACTATCTTGAGAAGAAATTAAAACTCAAGGTGAACCAGGAAAAAAGCAAAGCAGGAAGTCCGTTAAGGTTGAAATTTCTAGGCTTCTCCCTATATAAAACAGGGAAAAGAGTAGGAATACGCCCACATGCCAAGCCAATAGAGAAATTCAAGAACAAGATTAGGCAACTGACAAGCAGAAAACAAGCCAAGCCAATATCCCTGATTTTAAATAAAATGAGGAAATATACGATAGGATGGCTTGGGTACTATTCCATAGCCGAAATGAGTTCAAAGATAAAATCACTGAACGAATGGATACGCAGAAGAATAAGACAAATCTTCTGGAAACAATGGAAGAAACCGTCTGCGAGATTCGATAATCTTAAACGGCTTGGTATACCAAAGCGGAAGGCCAGAGAATGGGCTTACTCCCGTCTTGGATACTGGCGTATTGCCGATAGTTGGATTCTGCACAGGTCATTAACAAACGAATACCTCGCATCCATTGGCTATGACGATATAGCCAAAAGATACGAGGTAATGCACTCAAACTATTGA